The following nucleotide sequence is from Corynebacterium hindlerae.
GGCCTTCATAGTGGCCGTTATCGTGGTGTGGCTTGCCTCGCTCATCTCAAACAACGCTGGCACCCCCTTCTACGCCAACGGCACGGTCACCGGCGCAATTGCTGGATTTGTGGCCGTAATGCTCATCACCCCGCTGTACACAGGATGGCTGCGAAAGCGCGATCAGCGGCGCTTGGAAAGCGAGTTAGAGGACTAACGATGCCGGATTTGGTAACGCAAACTGACGAAAATCCTCCGAAAAAGTCATTTTGCATCACCAAATCCGGCACGCACTCCTATCTAGGATCGGCTTCGATGACTACATGCGTCGGTTTCTTTGTCCGGAACGCCCATAGCTTGTTGATGATGAAGTTCACCGGCATGGCCACCAGGATGGAGATCGCTTGTGCCCAGTAGAACCGGTTTTTCAGCCCTGAGGAGTCATCGAGGAAGTCTGGGAGTGCCAGTGGTGACGTTGGGTTGAGCATGAGTGTGGAGACTGCCATTTGCACGAGCAGGGCGAGCAGCCCTGTGGTGAGGAAGGGGAAGAACCCGCGTAGCCAGCTGCGTTTTTCCAGTCCGCCGAATGTCCATGTGCGGTTGAGCTGGTAGTTCCACATGTTGGCTACGAGGAAGGCGATGGCTTGAAATACGTGGAAGCCACGGATATTGAAGGGGGTGCCGGGGATCCCGAGCACGGCTTCGTGGTAGTCCGGCCCGCCAGAGAATACGGAGATTTTCAGGGCGAGGTACGCCACCAGTAGGTTGACGGGTACTCCTGAGCCGCCGACGATGCCGAATTTGATGAACTGACGAGTATTCGTCCTCAGACGTTCACTAAGCACAACGTAACTCTTCTAATATGT
It contains:
- a CDS encoding GtrA family protein; amino-acid sequence: MLSERLRTNTRQFIKFGIVGGSGVPVNLLVAYLALKISVFSGGPDYHEAVLGIPGTPFNIRGFHVFQAIAFLVANMWNYQLNRTWTFGGLEKRSWLRGFFPFLTTGLLALLVQMAVSTLMLNPTSPLALPDFLDDSSGLKNRFYWAQAISILVAMPVNFIINKLWAFRTKKPTHVVIEADPR